The following are encoded together in the Gopherus evgoodei ecotype Sinaloan lineage chromosome 17, rGopEvg1_v1.p, whole genome shotgun sequence genome:
- the ASPA gene encoding aspartoacylase, producing the protein MHCIFSIKALSLRQTSCMLNEQSLNQLNRMTSCYVVHEAPVRRVAIFGGTHGNELSGVFLVKHWQENGDEIQRTGLEVRPFITNPRAVKKCTRYIDCDLNRVFDPDNLGRQITEDIPYEVRRAQEINHVFGPKNSNDAYDLIFDLHNTTSNMGGTLILENSRNNFTIQMFNYIKNALAPECCPVFLIEHPNLKYATTRSIAKHPVGVEVGPQPQGVLRADILDKMRKIIKHGLDFVHIFNEGKEFPPCTIEIYKIMEKVDYPRNKNGEITAVIHPSLQDQDWQPLNNGDPIFLTVDGETINYEGDCTVYPTFVNEAAYYEKKQAFVKTVKVKLTAKGIRSSLS; encoded by the exons ATGCACTGTATCTTTTCTATTAAAGCTCTTTCTCTGAGACAAACTTCTTGCATGTTAAATGAG CAATCATTAAACCAGCTTAATAGAATGACTTCCTGTTATGTTGTTCATGAGGCTCCTGTACGAAGAGTTGCTATCTTTGGAGGGACTCATGGCAATGAGTTATCAGGGGTATTTTTGGTCAAGCATTGGCAAGAGAATGGAGATGAGATTCAAAGAACAGGGCTGGAAGTGAGACCATTTATTACCAACCCAAGAGCTGTGAAGAAATGTACTAGATACATTGACTGTGACCTGAACCGAGTTTTTGATCCTGATAATCTTGG CAGGCAAATCACAGAAGATATTCCATATGAAGTGAGAAGGGCTCAGGAAATCAATCATGTATTTGGTCCAAAAAATAGTAATGATGCCTATGACCTtatttttgaccttcacaacacaaCTTCTAACATGGGTGGCACTCTTATTCTTGAAAACTCCAGGAATAACTTTACAATCCAGATGTTTAATTATATTAAG AATGCTTTGGCTCCAGAATGCTGTCCCGTTTTCCTAATTGAACATCCTAACTTGAAATATGCAACAACTCGATCTATAGCAAAACACCCTGTTG GTGTGGAAGTTGGGCCTCAGCCCCAAGGAGTTCTTAGAGCTGATATTTTGGACAAAATGAGAAAGATTATCAAACATGGCCTTGAttttgtgcacatttttaatgAAG GAAAGGAATTTCCACCATGTACAATTGAAATttacaaaataatggaaaaagtaGATTATCCCAGGAATAAAAATGGTGAAATTACTGCTGTTATTCACCCTAGCCTGCAG GATCAAGACTGGCAGCCACTGAACAATGGGGATCCTATATTTTTAACTGTTGATGGAGAGACCATTAATTATGAAGGGGATTGTACAGTATACCCAACATTTGTGAATGAGGCTGCATATTAtgaaaagaaacaagcttttgtaAAAACAGTCAAAGTAAAACTTACTGCAAAAGGTATCAGATCCTCTTTGTCTTAG
- the SPATA22 gene encoding spermatogenesis-associated protein 22 — MKRNLSDNSSRSTAGCLPVPLFNQKKRTRQPLTSNPLKNEPSTSTVTHSYDFSARTTELGWEVAKPELAQLQKTTNSGQIEPSMAPSLLKQQNTSKPNISNTGKNLNILRAEEKNTNAKVWNRNEHMSPSSRINLISDSGIIRKFENISNSLRTVQQNKPPDHHKASQHIETTVTGRICSSKAQWPVISSTTSRSLQDHSPAYKFKHNIQQNKVNEKQFDHVPEDKMIQKVPAYQLKLKENDNSLRIISAVIESMKHWSQYTYKTALLFEVLGTLDSAVTPGAYGAKSFVLRDGKESLPCVFYEIDRELPRLIRGRVHRCMGNYDTKRNIFKCVSVRPATVVEQRTFQEFVKISDVEMRECVKTMNEV, encoded by the exons ATGAAGAGAAATTTAAGTGACAATTCATCTCGTAGCACAGCAG GTTGTCTACCTGTACCACTGTTCAATCAGAAAAAAAGAACCAGACAGCCGCTCACTTCAAATCCACTTAAAAATGAGCCAAGTACCAGCACTGTGACTCATAGTTATGACTTTTCTGCTAGAACAACTG AATTAGGGTGGGAAGTTGCAAAGCCAGAGCTGGCTCAACTacagaaaacaacaaacagtGG CCAAATAGAACCTTCTATGGCTCCTTCTCTGTTGAAACAACAAAACACATCAAAGCCTAATATATCAAATACTGGAAAGAACCTGAATATTTTGAG AGCAGAAGAAAAGAATACCAATGCTAAAGTTTGGAACAGAAATGAGCATATGTCGCCAAGTAGCAGAATCAATTTGATATCTGATAGTGGAATCATTCGAAAGTTTGAGAATATCTCAAATAGTCTGAGAACTGTTCAGCAGAACAAACCACCTGACCATCATAAGGCATCACAGCATATTGAGACAACTGTAACAGGACGAATATGTTCATCCAAAGCACAATGGCCAGTTATATCCAGCACCACATCAAGAAGTCTACAGGATCATAGTCCAGCATATAAATTTAAACATAATATTCAACAAAATAAAGTTAACGAAAAACAATTTGATCatgttccagaagacaaaatgattCAG AAAGTCCCAGCATATCAATTAAAACTTAAAGAAAATGATAATTCTCTGCGAATTATAAGTGCAGTCATTGAAAGTATGAAGCATTGGAGCCAGTATACTTATAAAACTGCACTATTATTTGAAGTATTAG GCACACTTGATTCTGCAGTCACACCTGGAGCATATGGAGCAAAAAGTTTTGTCCTGAGAGATGGAAAGGAGAGTCTGCCATGTGTATTTTATGAAATT GATCGTGAGCTTCCAAGACTAATTAGAGGTCGAGTCCATAGGTGCATGGGAAACTATGACACAAAAAGGAACATCTTCAAGTGTGTGTCTGTAAGACCTGCAACTGTTGTAGAACAAAGAACTTTCCAAGAATTTGTTAAAATTTCAGATGTTGAGATGAGAGAATGTGTGAAAACAATGAATGaagtttaa